The genomic DNA AGCATGTATTCCATTTCGATGCCGAAAGCTTCGAACAGTTTTAGATCTTGAGTAGTCATGGGGCGGTTGATTCAGTTGAAGGTTGCGTACATCGTTTTGAAGAAGCAATATCTTGCCAACAATGTCATGAGTTCGATTGTTTATTGGCTTCGATTCGACGCACGAAGGACTCCATGATTCGGCGATACAAGTCGTCTCGAAGGATGGCGTCCTCGACTCCTGAATCCAAATTAGGGTTATCGTTGACTTCAATGACGTAGAATTGACCGTCGGCTTCCTTAATGTCGACACCGTATAGACCGTTGCCGATCAGGTTGGCCGCTTTCACCGCTGTCGCGACGGCTTTTCGCGGCGCCAATTCCACCGGCAGCGTGTCGGCTTTTCCAAATTGAGGTTTGCTGCCGCCCGCATTGTGCTTGGCGATCTGCCAATGCCCCTTTGCCATGTGGTACTTGCAAGCAAATATTGCTCGCCCGTCCAGGACACCAATCCGCCAATCAAAGTCGGTCCGCATGTACTGTTGAGCAATCACCAACTCGGACGTTTCGAAAAACTCGGAAAGCCGGGAACTTAACTCCTGTTCATCAGCCGCTTTGACGACGCCTTGGGAAAACGCACTGTCGGGCCGCTTCAGTACAACGGGAAACATAAATTCCTGGGCAATCTCAGCAGCGTTTCGTCGGTGAACGATCCAAGTTTGAGGTGTGGGAATCTTTGCTCGATTGAGCAATTCTGCGAGGTAAACCTTGTTCGTGCAACGAAGGATCGACAAAGGGTCGTCGATCACCACCATGCCTGCGGCTTCGGCACGTCGAGCCAAGCGATAGGTGTGATGGTTCACTGCCGTCGTTTCGCGAATGAACAACGCATCAAATTCAAGAATCCGTCCTGAGTCCTGGCGAGTGATCAGTTCAGCGGATACTCCCTCGGCCGCTGCAGCTTTCACCAATTTCTTCAACGCCGATTCGTCCGAGGGCGCTAGATCACCTTCTTCGGGATTGTGCAAAATCGCTAGGTCATAGCGAGCCGACTTTCGCTTGGGACGACTGAAGGCACGACGCGAAAAGTGCTCGGCCGCGGCGTCGGCGACGAAGTCACGGTGGCCTTCGGGAATTGAATTCAGTGCTAGTGCGGAAGCCCTCCTCAATCGCCATTTGCTGCGACGCGAGAAATGAAAACACAACAGCGGAGCCTGAAAGAGTCCGTAGAGTTCCTTAGCCAACTTGTCGTACTTCTTGGCGAAGTTGGCTCCGAAGTAAACGCTTAAGACGAACTCGTCGCTGCTGACTCCCTTCAGGGACGATTGGATCAAGTCCTCTAGAGACTGTGGAACCAATCGCACAGCAGCCGATCCATGCAAGTCTTGAATGGTCGAAACATCGGGAAAAGGCCGATGCCCGCGTGCCTCGGCTAGCAATGAAACGTAGTATCCAATGCTTTGGTAGCCATAGGAACGGCTTAAGTTGTAAATTCGGGTTCCACGTCGAAGCGAAGCGTCGTTGCTCGCGAGATAGTCACGCGGGTCAACTGTTTCGACGTCGTAGAATGGACCAAGCCAATCATCGCCATTTTCGGCGACTAAGATTGCGTTCATGTAGGAATAGGTTCTCTGGGACGAATGGTCATCAGGTTGGCATCGTACGTGACGATACCGAGCAAAATCGCGGATGTCACACGCGATAACATGGCTGGGTACTTGTTCGTCGGTGCCATTGGGTTGGGGTGTAGCGGATCGGCAATCAGGACAACTTGCTTCGCGGGATCGTAACCATGCAACACGACGAAGTGTCCCATCGGATCGCCAATGACGTCATCATCAATACTGCGATGGATACCATCGACGATGGCTGCCCGTTGACGGGATTCTTGATAAAGATAGGTAGCACTAAGGCCACAAAGGATGGGGACGCGAGCTGCAAGCAGATCAACTATCAGCGACTCTTCAAGCGGCTGCATCTGCACGCGTCCACCAAGCGAAAGGAACAGCAAGTAGGCATCCGTGGCCGCCTGCAGCCGAGCTTGATCAATGCCTATTTGGTTTCGCTTGGCCTCAAGTTGCAACTGCAACCGCTCAGCCAGAAAGTCGGCTGAAAACATTTCACCATTCTCATCGAACCACGTGGGATCAAAGATTTGAAGGTTATAGGTAACGATGACGACGTCAAAATCGCGTTTGAGCGCGTCACAGCCAAGGTTCACTGCTAGGGTTCCGCCTGTGCCAAGTTCGCCGACGTCGCGAATCAGTTGATCCAACGAAACCGTGGCGTTCCAGTACTCGTAGACGGCCGCTAGGCAGGTCGGCCCGCAGCTTGTTTCAGAGGGTTGAGGCTGGATTTCCAGCTCCAATAAATGCTCGCGGGCATCGAAAGGCGTTGTCATCGATGGCTACGTTCCGCACTGCCAAGCCCCGCCATCGCCGACAACACTCGCAACATGGCGTCAACGCTTGAGATCGATGCTGTCTCGGTTTGAGTGTGATACGAAGATGTTGGTAGCTGAAGCGTAGTGCCGGTAATGGTTAGGTTTGAGGCGGAAATGAGCCGGCCTAGTTCGGTACGTCCCAACGAACTTGGCTTGTCGCGTGTTTTGTTTAACTCGTTGATATAGTCATCTTTGTATCGATAGGATATCCCCATTCGATCACAGGTATCAGCGAGCTTTTGAGTTAGACCTGGGTCGAACTTGGCGGTGGAATCACAATGACGCAGCACCACGTCTTGATCGGCCAAGTCTTCAATGTTCGGAAATGGACTCGTATCCAAAACAATCAACCGGTCCGTCGACACGTCACGCCGCTGGAACCATTCCGCCGCATATCGCCAACTCCGTCCCGACTCTTCCCCCGCCGTGAACAAAGCCGTCCCTTGAAACCCGCGACGAATCAGTTCAATGACGACCGCAACACTCACAACGTTGTCGAGTTGTGCCGAGATATGGCCATCTTCCTCTTTCAAACGATCCAAGAAGGAAACAGGGGTTCCAGGTTGCAGGAAGTCGAGGCCTTCGATTTCGAATATCAGGTTCTTACGACGAGGGCAAATGAACGATTCCGTTATCACGCCCTGGCCCAGATACGAACCTGCGTATGGCGTATGAGCCTGGACGCGCTGGCCATAAAATCGCCCCGCGATCGTTTCCATGAACTGTTCGGAAATCGAATCGCCGTTGAGTTCGCCTCGGTTACCCGCAATGAATGCCGCGTACTGGAATTCCCGCGGACCGGTGCACATCAACCCGTGACGGTCCACGTGAGCCGAGACGTAGGCGCTTTCGGGTTTATTCCCTTGAACGACGAGTAACCCGTGATATCGAGTCACCGTGACGGGAAACTCTTCCAACTCGCGTCGCAGGACGCGAAAAAAAGCGTCCTCCATACCAACGACAGAGGGCTCACGAACGAGAGCTCGCAAGAGATGCAAAAACGACTGGAGCGAGCGGTGAGTGTTTTCCATTGAGCCAGCAAAAGGGAGCCTGGACGATCTCTCGAGGCAAACAGTCCAAAATTGAAACGCTGACGGGATTCATATTACAGCCAATGTGATTTTGGAATAGGAGCCACGGCGAACAATCTTCCATATCGTTGACGAGACCGCCGAAATCTAAACCACGTGGGCTCGATTCACAGCCAACGCCACGAACCGATTGGTTGCCCCGGTACCGACGAGTGTCCTCGTTCGCCCCATGTGTTCAGGTGCCAAAGGGTTGGAACGCGACCTCGTAGCCATCGCGTTGTGCTAGTGCACGGCACCTTGGCACGGCACGTTATGCCCTACGCCAACGCACTCAATCTTCCGACTGGGCCCTTCTTCGAGGTCTTTGCACTGAGTCTTTGCACTGAGTCTTTGCACTGAGACTTTGAACGGGGACTTTGCACCGCGCCCCCTTGCCCCCACTGATCTACAGCGCCTTGATCTACAGCGCCTTGATCTACAGCGCCTTGATCTACAGCGCCTTGATCTACAGCGCCTTGATCTCCAGCGTCTTGATCTCCAGCGCCTTGATCTCCAGCGTCTTGATCTCCAGCGTCTTGATCTCCAACGACCTGACCGACATGCCCCGGTTTCCATATCCGGTTGTCGGTGTCTTGGGAGCTGCCTCGGTTGGAAACCGCGATCCCCCACCTAGCCTTGCTATTTGGCTGATAACTTCTTCCGGTTCTGCCAATCGGTCCGCCTGCTGCGAAAAATTGAGAGAAGAAAATGTCTTTCGACCCGTTCGTGTTTTACGACCAATCACGACTCATCCGTGCGTGGTCGGCACACTCTGGGGGCCCGATGTTCGAGATTCGAAATCAACTTGTGCGGGTCCGCTCACTGCGGGTCAACCTATGCGGCTTGCGCGGAACGTGTTGTCCAGCTTTCGCACCGTAGGCGTGTGACAGCGCTCTACCGAAAAGGTTCAAGCAGCGATGCTGACATAACGCTTGTTGTCTCTCCAGTGACATCGTTGGGGCTGAAAAGTACGAACCGACCAAAGGTATATGATGAGAACCTCTAAACACTTGCTTCAAACAATGGCTGCGGTGGCCATCGCGTTCGCCACGAGCGTAACGGTTTCAGCCCAGGCCCAATACGGTTGTTGCGATGAACCTGCATGCGACAGTGGATGCGGCACTTGGATGGGCTGCGGGTCGAATGGTTGTGATGAACTAAGTTGCGACGGTGGATGTTGCGACAGTGCGTGTTGCGACTCGGGATGCGCAGCAGCGGATTGCATGAGTCGAATCACGAAGCAATTCGGAACCTGCGGTTTGATCAAACCCAGCGACCAATGCTTCGACGACTTCATCAGCCCGATGATCAACTTCGTATTCTTTGAAGATCCTCGGAACGTCACTGAGTTGCGACCTATTTTCGTCAACCACCGGATCCCCGATTCCCTCGGCGGTGGCGATATTCAGTTGTTTGCCTTGCAGTTTCGCGTCGCCCTTACCGAGCGTCTGAGCTTGATCGCGGTCAAAGACGGTGTGATCATCGACAACACCGGTGGCGCTTTGGACACGCTGCTCGATGACGGGTTCGCCGATGTTTCGGCTGGTCTGAAGTACAACGTGCTTCGTGATGTTCAAAGCGGGACCCTTGCCTCAGTTGGTTTCACGTATGAAATCCCAATGGGCAGCGACAAATCATTGCAAAGCGTTGGCGACGGCGAATTCCATTTCTTTGCCACTGCTGGACAACGCTTGCTTGACGGGAACGCTCACGTGCTAAGCAGCGTGGGATATCGCTTGCCTGTTGACGACGAAGTCCAGTCAACCTCGATTCACTGGTCCAACCACTTCGACGTCAAGGTCACCAATCGCGCTTACCTGTTCACGGAAGTAGCTTGGTGGCACTGGACCGATGAGGCCAGCACGGGATTGCCTCTTGGCGTCGCCGGACAAGACCTTTTCAACTTGCCAACGACCGGTGTTGATGGAAACGACTTGGTCACTCAAAACGTTGGGATGAAATTCAAACCTCGACGAAACATTGAAGCCGGCATTGCTTACGAGTTCCCATTGACGGACTTTCAAGACGTGATCGAAGATCGCTTTATGATGGACCTGATCGTTCGATACTAAGCTGCCATTTGATTCAGCAGCCCCACATCTGCTATCCAGTATCCCCTCGTCAACGGCTCGCGCTTTTTAGTGCGAGCCGTTGTTTTTGGTTCAAGAGCGTTCTCGGAAACTTTCTAGCGAGCGCCAACGCATCAATTGGCTCAACGACGCAAACGCAATCTTCCGTTCTTCCGAAACGCGACTCACACCGACATTTGGGCAACTACTTTGGTTCATCGGTTCAGCTGTCACAGACACGAACTCACCAACGATGACATCGTCTTAGCTGATGCGCAGTAAGATGACGAACCGAGTCCTTCATTCAGGCTTGGAACGATTCACGGATCTAATCCCAGAGACTACCTATGCGAATACAGCCGCTTTCATCGGTCGACTTGGACACACCATTTGGCTCGATGCGAACTCACCTCTTCCGCCCTGATGGAAAGGGGAAATACCCTGGAATCATTTTGTTCGCTGAGATCTACCAGATGACTGGTCCCATCGCACGAACGGCGGCAATGATCGCTGGACATGGCTTTCTAGTTGCCGTCCCGGACGTCTATCATGAATTCACCATACCGGGCGAATCGTTTGCGTATGACGCTAGCGGTACCGAGCGGGGAAACTCGCTAAAAACAACTAAAGAACTCGCCAGCTACG from Rubripirellula amarantea includes the following:
- a CDS encoding RimK family protein; protein product: MNAILVAENGDDWLGPFYDVETVDPRDYLASNDASLRRGTRIYNLSRSYGYQSIGYYVSLLAEARGHRPFPDVSTIQDLHGSAAVRLVPQSLEDLIQSSLKGVSSDEFVLSVYFGANFAKKYDKLAKELYGLFQAPLLCFHFSRRSKWRLRRASALALNSIPEGHRDFVADAAAEHFSRRAFSRPKRKSARYDLAILHNPEEGDLAPSDESALKKLVKAAAAEGVSAELITRQDSGRILEFDALFIRETTAVNHHTYRLARRAEAAGMVVIDDPLSILRCTNKVYLAELLNRAKIPTPQTWIVHRRNAAEIAQEFMFPVVLKRPDSAFSQGVVKAADEQELSSRLSEFFETSELVIAQQYMRTDFDWRIGVLDGRAIFACKYHMAKGHWQIAKHNAGGSKPQFGKADTLPVELAPRKAVATAVKAANLIGNGLYGVDIKEADGQFYVIEVNDNPNLDSGVEDAILRDDLYRRIMESFVRRIEANKQSNS
- a CDS encoding cysteine peptidase family C39 domain-containing protein; this translates as MTTPFDAREHLLELEIQPQPSETSCGPTCLAAVYEYWNATVSLDQLIRDVGELGTGGTLAVNLGCDALKRDFDVVIVTYNLQIFDPTWFDENGEMFSADFLAERLQLQLEAKRNQIGIDQARLQAATDAYLLFLSLGGRVQMQPLEESLIVDLLAARVPILCGLSATYLYQESRQRAAIVDGIHRSIDDDVIGDPMGHFVVLHGYDPAKQVVLIADPLHPNPMAPTNKYPAMLSRVTSAILLGIVTYDANLMTIRPREPIPT
- a CDS encoding peptidase M42, producing MENTHRSLQSFLHLLRALVREPSVVGMEDAFFRVLRRELEEFPVTVTRYHGLLVVQGNKPESAYVSAHVDRHGLMCTGPREFQYAAFIAGNRGELNGDSISEQFMETIAGRFYGQRVQAHTPYAGSYLGQGVITESFICPRRKNLIFEIEGLDFLQPGTPVSFLDRLKEEDGHISAQLDNVVSVAVVIELIRRGFQGTALFTAGEESGRSWRYAAEWFQRRDVSTDRLIVLDTSPFPNIEDLADQDVVLRHCDSTAKFDPGLTQKLADTCDRMGISYRYKDDYINELNKTRDKPSSLGRTELGRLISASNLTITGTTLQLPTSSYHTQTETASISSVDAMLRVLSAMAGLGSAERSHR